The following coding sequences are from one Rutidosis leptorrhynchoides isolate AG116_Rl617_1_P2 chromosome 11, CSIRO_AGI_Rlap_v1, whole genome shotgun sequence window:
- the LOC139876852 gene encoding uncharacterized protein isoform X2, whose translation MMNKIEHGRAMEKKKFCMLAGQTKTVAVLRRKNFYAYMLFVPLWLTYSYTLSGFTICLLHYPFIFRSCRKFQADNRSLRDQSPAFTDLPCISTLSLFS comes from the exons ATGATGAATAAGATTGAGCATGGTCGAGCAatggaaaaaaaaaagttttgtatGTTGGCGGGGCAAACTAAAACTG TTGCGGTTTTGAGAAGGAAGAATTTTTACGCATATATGTTGTTTGTTCCCCTCTGGCTAACATACTCGTACACCTTAAGCGGATTCACCATATGTTTGTTACATTATCCGTTTATCTTCAGGAGTTGCCG AAAGTTTCAAGCCGACAATCGAAGTTTACGAGATCAGTCTCCTGCCTTCACTGACTTACCTTGCATATCAACACTGAG TTTATTTTCTTGA
- the LOC139876852 gene encoding uncharacterized protein isoform X1, translating into MMNKIEHGRAMEKKKFCMLAGQTKTVAVLRRKNFYAYMLFVPLWLTYSYTLSGFTICLLHYPFIFRSCRKFQADNRSLRDQSPAFTDLPCISTLRCDNGKIYRYNKK; encoded by the exons ATGATGAATAAGATTGAGCATGGTCGAGCAatggaaaaaaaaaagttttgtatGTTGGCGGGGCAAACTAAAACTG TTGCGGTTTTGAGAAGGAAGAATTTTTACGCATATATGTTGTTTGTTCCCCTCTGGCTAACATACTCGTACACCTTAAGCGGATTCACCATATGTTTGTTACATTATCCGTTTATCTTCAGGAGTTGCCG AAAGTTTCAAGCCGACAATCGAAGTTTACGAGATCAGTCTCCTGCCTTCACTGACTTACCTTGCATATCAACACTGAG GTGTGACAATGGGAAAATATACAGATATAATAAGAAGTGA